The following proteins are co-located in the Methanobacterium sp. genome:
- a CDS encoding tRNA-binding protein — protein MWDTSNDYRLLICEKSVDLFLRTIEGANLRGRWNKRDVRQIARDMIPEIQSMYYSYVEPADLAKMPQIESLKEKAGKIIENFGGEKWYSHFLDMVNKEEKIKLEEAIAKIRFFLDTVLNLDKRLALGPIDDPIVAIDIKVGDIVSAGEHPGADSLLVCNVNIKRVITVVTNDLEVKESNRVAVAMLPPTSFMGITSEGMFLGAGEGVLKNVEGEIGGMPKGIPLEALNEARNFVEDFIKH, from the coding sequence ATGTGGGATACAAGCAATGATTACAGATTATTAATATGTGAAAAGTCAGTAGATCTTTTTTTAAGAACCATAGAAGGAGCCAATTTAAGGGGAAGGTGGAATAAACGAGATGTTCGGCAAATAGCCCGAGATATGATCCCTGAAATTCAATCCATGTACTATTCTTATGTTGAACCTGCTGATTTAGCCAAAATGCCTCAGATTGAATCTTTAAAAGAAAAAGCAGGGAAAATAATTGAAAATTTCGGTGGGGAAAAGTGGTACAGCCATTTTTTAGATATGGTAAATAAGGAAGAAAAAATTAAATTAGAAGAAGCTATCGCTAAAATCCGTTTCTTTTTAGATACAGTTTTAAATTTAGATAAAAGATTGGCTCTTGGGCCAATAGATGACCCTATAGTTGCCATTGATATTAAAGTTGGAGATATTGTAAGTGCTGGAGAACATCCAGGTGCAGACAGTCTCTTAGTTTGTAATGTAAACATCAAACGGGTCATAACAGTTGTAACTAATGATTTAGAGGTTAAAGAATCTAATAGGGTTGCTGTGGCAATGCTCCCACCGACAAGCTTTATGGGAATTACAAGTGAAGGAATGTTTTTAGGTGCCGGAGAAGGTGTCTTGAAAAATGTTGAAGGAGAAATAGGTGGAATGCCAAAAGGAATTCCTCTGGAAGCGTTGAATGAGGCCAGAAATTTTGTTGAAGACTTCATTAAACATTAA
- a CDS encoding PRC-barrel domain-containing protein encodes MVDLSSLYNLDVYTTRGKYVGRVQDVVLNIKKGRVSVLKTRVMAPDKVKSVGIRDVIKTSMRFVPEVDEVRPLKEEGNIDIQYDRVQAVGDIILISPEVSTTPAAATTSK; translated from the coding sequence ATGGTCGATTTATCTAGCCTGTATAATTTAGATGTATACACAACACGTGGAAAATACGTTGGAAGAGTTCAAGACGTGGTATTAAACATTAAAAAAGGAAGGGTATCAGTTCTTAAAACAAGAGTAATGGCACCTGATAAAGTAAAAAGTGTTGGAATAAGGGATGTTATTAAAACCAGCATGCGCTTTGTTCCAGAAGTAGACGAAGTAAGACCTTTAAAAGAAGAAGGTAACATAGACATACAGTACGACAGAGTACAAGCTGTAGGGGATATTATTTTAATAAGCCCCGAAGTATCGACCACACCCGCAGCTGCAACCACATCAAAATAA
- a CDS encoding aspartate dehydrogenase has product MKVGIIGCGAIANIMTNFAVEGKLGVDLKFFYDKDIERAENLALQVDGTVVLEIEDMLDKVDLVIEAASPHAVGEVIPQVLESGKNVLIMSVGALMDFELKDRLEKIAASTGAKIYAPSGAIVGLDGIKAASIGKISEASLITRKPPRSLGIKTDGETILYEGKASEAVKEFPTNINVAAALSIACGIDIDVKIIADPSVDRNMHEVHVVGDSGEFTTITKNVRCSMNPKTSVLAAYSAIKLLRRLNENIIVGT; this is encoded by the coding sequence ATGAAAGTTGGAATTATAGGATGCGGGGCCATAGCTAACATCATGACCAATTTTGCAGTTGAAGGTAAATTAGGCGTTGATTTAAAATTCTTTTATGATAAAGACATTGAAAGGGCAGAAAATTTAGCCCTTCAAGTTGATGGAACAGTGGTTCTTGAAATTGAAGATATGCTGGACAAAGTCGATCTGGTAATTGAAGCTGCTTCACCTCATGCCGTTGGAGAAGTTATCCCTCAAGTACTGGAGAGCGGAAAAAATGTTCTTATAATGAGTGTTGGAGCTTTAATGGATTTTGAACTTAAAGATAGGCTTGAAAAGATTGCAGCTTCAACAGGAGCTAAAATATATGCCCCTTCAGGCGCCATAGTAGGTTTAGATGGGATTAAAGCAGCTTCCATTGGAAAAATATCCGAAGCCTCGCTTATTACCAGAAAACCTCCCCGGTCACTTGGAATTAAAACAGATGGGGAAACTATTCTTTATGAAGGAAAAGCATCAGAAGCTGTTAAAGAATTCCCTACCAATATAAATGTAGCAGCAGCCCTGAGTATTGCCTGTGGAATAGATATTGATGTTAAAATAATAGCAGACCCTTCAGTTGATAGGAATATGCATGAAGTTCACGTTGTCGGAGATTCAGGTGAATTTACAACTATCACCAAAAATGTTAGGTGCTCCATGAACCCTAAAACAAGCGTTTTAGCCGCATATTCTGCAATTAAACTTCTGAGAAGATTAAATGAAAATATAATTGTAGGAACATAA
- a CDS encoding tRNA(His) guanylyltransferase Thg1 family protein: MRECEIFSSLKVPCGSKIVIRIDGRTFSKLSHDLKFKKPYDDQFKDIMVKTCEDFFKEFSPALIYTFSDEINILLSEIPFGGRIEKLDSVFASFITGSFTKNLSKTVKKPISFDSRVIPLSEKGTVTYFKERQDEAWRNCINGYAYWTLRKEYTKKETMEILREKKSSGLHDILFKRGINLAELPAWQRRGIGIYKKEEIIEGYNPVKDEKVKSVRKKIFVDEDLPIFNAEFFSKKLIL, from the coding sequence ATGAGAGAATGTGAAATATTTTCAAGTTTGAAGGTTCCTTGCGGATCTAAAATTGTTATACGGATTGATGGAAGAACATTTTCTAAATTATCCCATGATTTAAAGTTTAAAAAACCTTATGATGACCAGTTTAAAGACATAATGGTCAAAACATGCGAAGATTTTTTTAAAGAATTCAGCCCTGCACTTATTTACACATTCTCTGATGAGATAAACATTTTATTATCTGAAATTCCCTTTGGGGGAAGGATTGAAAAGCTGGACTCAGTTTTTGCAAGTTTTATTACAGGAAGCTTCACAAAAAACCTGTCAAAAACAGTTAAAAAGCCTATTTCATTTGATTCCAGAGTAATCCCACTTTCAGAAAAAGGCACTGTAACCTATTTTAAAGAAAGGCAGGATGAAGCCTGGAGAAACTGCATCAATGGATATGCTTACTGGACTTTAAGAAAGGAATATACTAAAAAAGAGACCATGGAAATTTTAAGAGAGAAAAAAAGTAGCGGGCTCCATGATATCCTGTTTAAAAGAGGCATAAATCTAGCTGAACTCCCAGCATGGCAAAGAAGAGGCATAGGAATCTACAAAAAAGAAGAAATAATTGAAGGATATAACCCTGTTAAAGATGAAAAAGTAAAATCTGTACGGAAAAAAATTTTTGTTGATGAAGATCTGCCTATATTTAATGCTGAATTTTTCAGTAAAAAACTAATTTTATAG
- a CDS encoding Mov34/MPN/PAD-1 family protein, which produces MKLNNLLGKLLGTSKYQFEEVHVESEVIDEIMNIAKEAYPNEFMALLEGKVEEKILKITGLVFLPVETSQEGAVMQVFMQPLSTNSVGSVHSHPGPSASPSDADLNFFASKGFFHMIIAEPYDRESIRAYDSFGNRADYRII; this is translated from the coding sequence ATGAAGCTGAACAATTTACTTGGAAAACTTCTTGGAACATCTAAGTACCAGTTTGAAGAAGTACATGTGGAAAGCGAAGTTATAGACGAAATAATGAACATTGCAAAGGAAGCATATCCTAACGAGTTCATGGCCCTTTTAGAGGGAAAAGTAGAGGAAAAAATACTTAAGATAACTGGTTTAGTATTTCTTCCAGTTGAAACTTCTCAGGAAGGAGCTGTAATGCAGGTATTCATGCAGCCTTTAAGCACCAATTCAGTGGGATCTGTTCACAGCCATCCCGGTCCTAGTGCTAGCCCATCTGATGCCGATCTGAATTTTTTTGCATCAAAAGGATTCTTTCACATGATAATTGCAGAGCCTTATGATAGAGAAAGTATCAGAGCTTATGACTCCTTCGGTAATCGGGCAGATTACAGGATAATTTAG
- the serA gene encoding phosphoglycerate dehydrogenase: MKVIIADQINEKGIKELEDVADVVVNTSITQEELIEEIKDFDAIIVRSRTKVTRAVIEAAEKLKIIARAGVGVDNVDMAAATEKGIMVVNAPESTSITVAEHTMGLIMTLIRKISIADKSVKGGKWEKSKFMGIELNGKTLGIIGLGRIGTQVSIRAKAFGMEILVYDPYVTEEAGAEIGVRVVDLEYLLKNSDVMTIHVPLTPETKHLISKKEFEMMKENAFIVNCARGGIINEDDLYEALKNNIIGGAGLDVFETEPPKDSPLLTLDNIVVTPHIAASTKEAQRDAAIIVANEVKKVFMGEAPKNVLNMPVLDPETFHAIKPYLKLSEKLANFLIQAAKGNITEVNITYCGELADFPRVDVISRTVLKETLNSILTEPVNMINAPTIAKNRGIVITESKRSEAEGYKSLIKIEIKSDEGELSIEGNATRDLRIVRIDKYWVNVKPEGTMVITRYKDIPGSIGTIGTKLGEHGINIAKMQVGRQAPSEEAVMVLTVDQKVPVDVIDEIRALEHVYDAVYVQL, translated from the coding sequence ATGAAGGTAATCATAGCTGATCAAATAAATGAAAAAGGAATTAAAGAGCTTGAAGATGTGGCAGATGTTGTAGTAAACACTTCCATAACTCAAGAAGAGCTCATAGAAGAAATTAAAGATTTTGATGCTATTATTGTTAGAAGTAGAACCAAAGTAACTCGTGCTGTAATAGAAGCAGCAGAAAAGCTTAAAATTATAGCGAGAGCAGGTGTCGGTGTAGACAATGTTGATATGGCTGCTGCTACAGAAAAGGGAATAATGGTAGTTAATGCACCGGAATCAACTTCAATAACTGTTGCAGAACACACAATGGGACTTATAATGACTCTTATAAGGAAAATTTCAATTGCAGATAAGTCCGTAAAAGGAGGAAAATGGGAAAAAAGCAAATTCATGGGTATAGAACTGAATGGTAAAACCCTTGGTATTATAGGCTTAGGGAGAATTGGAACCCAGGTTTCCATAAGGGCAAAAGCATTTGGAATGGAAATTCTTGTTTACGACCCATACGTAACTGAAGAAGCAGGAGCAGAAATAGGAGTTAGAGTTGTAGACCTTGAATACTTACTTAAAAATTCAGATGTCATGACAATACACGTTCCACTTACTCCTGAGACAAAACATCTCATATCCAAAAAAGAATTTGAAATGATGAAAGAAAATGCTTTCATAGTAAACTGTGCACGGGGAGGTATAATAAACGAAGATGACCTCTATGAAGCACTTAAAAATAACATAATTGGTGGGGCAGGACTTGATGTGTTCGAAACAGAACCTCCAAAAGACAGTCCTCTTTTAACACTTGATAATATAGTTGTAACTCCTCACATTGCAGCATCAACTAAAGAAGCACAAAGAGATGCCGCAATAATCGTTGCAAACGAAGTTAAGAAAGTTTTTATGGGTGAAGCACCTAAAAACGTTTTAAACATGCCTGTTTTAGATCCAGAAACATTTCATGCCATAAAACCTTATTTAAAACTTTCTGAAAAATTAGCTAATTTCTTAATTCAAGCTGCAAAAGGCAACATAACTGAAGTTAATATAACCTACTGCGGAGAACTAGCTGACTTCCCACGGGTAGACGTAATAAGCAGGACAGTTTTAAAAGAAACCTTAAATTCCATACTTACTGAGCCTGTAAACATGATCAACGCACCTACCATTGCTAAAAATAGGGGCATTGTCATCACCGAAAGTAAAAGAAGTGAAGCAGAAGGATATAAAAGCCTTATAAAAATTGAAATTAAGAGCGATGAAGGCGAACTAAGCATTGAGGGTAATGCTACAAGAGATCTAAGGATTGTAAGAATTGACAAGTACTGGGTCAACGTAAAACCTGAAGGAACAATGGTAATAACCAGATACAAAGATATTCCTGGAAGTATTGGTACCATTGGAACAAAACTGGGCGAACATGGAATAAACATAGCTAAAATGCAGGTCGGTAGACAGGCACCTAGTGAAGAAGCAGTAATGGTTCTAACAGTGGATCAAAAGGTTCCAGTAGATGTAATTGATGAAATCAGGGCATTAGAACATGTTTATGATGCGGTATATGTCCAGTTGTAA
- a CDS encoding trehalose-6-phosphate synthase: MVASNRGPVEFHIKEGKTEMKRGGGGLVSTLLPFMTRVKGSWVASAMTEGDRKIAAEHKKCMVPIPEDNPDFCVSFVVVDPEIYKDYYSVISNPLIWFVQHYMWNTPYMPEIDDNIHKAWHDSYVYVNQQFAERIIEEVKLSEKKPLIMLQDYHLYTCPSYIREKLDDVFLSHFIHIPWPQSEYFSILPEYMQEAIIKGLLSNDIIGFHLEKYARNFLYTCEPYVDKVDYKTDTIWYEGRRIFVKNYPISVDDKKLIENAKSPEVIEKEELIKKIKGDNFLLYRTDRADLSKNIIRGFKAYELFLQKHPEFHGKVIFLSTGMPTRQQIKEYCDYRDESYKIIDSINERYSKDGWMPIKQIFKADYGLVTAAFKHYDCLLVNPIIDGMNIVAKEGPVVNENNGVLIMSNGAGSYEELKDYSIIVNAYDISQTADAIYRAIMMSKHERQRLIEGLKKTVQERNVYIWMQEQFNDIRKLF, translated from the coding sequence ATTGTTGCATCAAATAGAGGGCCCGTTGAATTTCATATTAAAGAAGGAAAAACTGAAATGAAAAGAGGAGGAGGAGGATTAGTATCTACTCTACTTCCATTTATGACTCGTGTTAAGGGATCATGGGTTGCAAGCGCCATGACTGAGGGAGATAGAAAAATAGCAGCAGAGCATAAGAAATGCATGGTGCCAATTCCCGAAGATAATCCTGATTTTTGTGTTTCTTTTGTTGTTGTGGATCCAGAAATATATAAAGATTATTACAGTGTAATAAGCAATCCTCTTATCTGGTTTGTGCAGCACTACATGTGGAATACGCCTTATATGCCAGAAATTGATGACAATATCCATAAAGCATGGCATGACAGTTATGTATATGTAAACCAACAGTTTGCAGAGAGAATTATAGAAGAAGTGAAATTAAGTGAAAAAAAACCTCTAATTATGCTTCAGGATTATCATTTATATACATGTCCCAGTTATATACGAGAAAAACTTGATGATGTTTTTTTAAGCCATTTTATCCATATTCCCTGGCCTCAATCTGAATATTTTAGTATTCTTCCAGAGTATATGCAGGAAGCCATTATTAAAGGGCTGTTATCCAATGATATAATTGGATTTCATCTGGAAAAATACGCCCGGAATTTTCTATATACCTGCGAACCGTACGTAGATAAAGTAGATTACAAGACAGATACAATATGGTACGAAGGGCGTAGAATTTTTGTAAAGAATTATCCAATATCCGTTGATGATAAAAAACTCATAGAAAATGCAAAAAGCCCAGAAGTAATAGAAAAAGAAGAATTAATTAAAAAAATTAAGGGAGACAATTTTTTATTATATAGAACTGATAGGGCAGACTTAAGTAAAAATATAATCCGTGGATTTAAAGCATATGAACTATTTTTACAGAAGCATCCTGAATTTCATGGAAAAGTGATATTTCTATCAACTGGGATGCCTACAAGACAGCAGATAAAGGAATACTGCGATTACAGAGATGAATCTTACAAAATAATCGATTCAATCAATGAAAGGTATTCTAAAGATGGTTGGATGCCAATTAAACAGATTTTTAAGGCAGATTATGGGCTCGTAACTGCGGCCTTTAAACATTATGATTGTTTACTTGTAAACCCAATTATAGATGGCATGAATATCGTTGCAAAAGAAGGGCCCGTAGTAAATGAAAATAATGGCGTTTTAATAATGTCAAATGGTGCAGGCTCTTACGAGGAGCTTAAAGATTATTCTATTATTGTGAACGCTTATGATATCAGCCAAACAGCGGATGCAATATATCGAGCCATTATGATGAGTAAACATGAAAGACAAAGACTTATTGAAGGGCTTAAAAAGACTGTTCAGGAGAGAAATGTTTATATATGGATGCAAGAACAGTTTAACGACATTCGTAAGCTATTTTAA
- a CDS encoding trehalose-6-phosphate synthase, producing the protein MASNRGPVEFFYEDNDKIGMKIGAGGIVPTLLPFMEKNGGTWVASAMTDADIEMAGRFPGNKIPIPLEEPMLNVQLIRLDKEKYNEFYNTFNNSFLWFIHHYLLNLTYTPEIDECIHQAWQSYQYVNQKFAEKIVKEVNSSNEETLVMLHDIHLQTCPSYIRKKFDDIFLSQFIHIPWPQPDYFSILPHYMEKSIVEGLLSNNHIGFHIERYVKNFLMTCQNYADDVNFKNNIVHYDGREIFVRNYPISVDVKKLTEFAKSEEVLKQEQYVKKIKGNNFLIYRTERMDPSKNIIRGFKAYDLFFQNHPEFKGKVIFFITGVASRENVKEYRDYKMNVNSIINEINGKYSKDGWKPIVSHFKAEYSLVTAAFKNYDCLLINSINDGMNIVPKEGSIVNENNGVLIISETTGAYDELKENAININALDITETADAIYKAVTMKHDQRKKRLNGLKNVICHYDVYKWMGEQFNDIQKLF; encoded by the coding sequence ATAGCATCTAACCGAGGACCAGTAGAATTCTTTTATGAAGATAATGATAAAATAGGGATGAAAATAGGGGCCGGAGGAATAGTTCCCACTTTGCTCCCATTTATGGAAAAGAACGGAGGTACATGGGTTGCAAGTGCCATGACCGATGCAGATATAGAAATGGCCGGCAGATTCCCAGGAAATAAAATACCCATCCCCCTGGAAGAACCCATGTTAAATGTCCAATTAATTAGATTAGACAAAGAAAAGTACAATGAATTCTACAATACATTTAATAACTCTTTTTTATGGTTTATACATCACTACCTTCTGAATTTGACTTATACTCCAGAAATTGATGAATGTATACATCAAGCATGGCAGAGCTATCAATATGTAAACCAGAAATTTGCAGAAAAAATAGTTAAGGAAGTGAATTCATCAAATGAAGAAACTTTAGTCATGCTCCACGATATCCATCTGCAAACGTGTCCCAGCTACATCCGAAAAAAGTTTGATGATATTTTTTTGAGTCAGTTCATACACATTCCATGGCCCCAACCAGATTATTTTTCAATTTTACCCCACTACATGGAGAAATCTATTGTAGAAGGGCTTTTATCCAACAATCACATCGGTTTTCATATTGAAAGATATGTTAAAAATTTTTTGATGACCTGCCAAAATTATGCCGATGATGTAAACTTTAAAAATAATATAGTACATTATGACGGCCGTGAAATCTTTGTAAGAAATTATCCCATCTCTGTTGATGTTAAAAAGCTAACTGAATTTGCAAAGTCTGAGGAAGTTTTAAAACAGGAGCAGTATGTTAAAAAAATTAAAGGAAATAACTTTTTAATTTACAGAACTGAAAGAATGGATCCCAGTAAAAATATTATAAGGGGCTTTAAAGCATATGACCTTTTTTTCCAAAATCATCCTGAATTTAAGGGAAAAGTTATATTTTTCATAACTGGAGTGGCAAGTAGAGAAAATGTAAAGGAATATAGAGATTATAAAATGAATGTGAACAGTATAATCAATGAAATCAATGGAAAATATTCTAAAGATGGGTGGAAACCTATAGTTTCCCATTTTAAAGCAGAATATTCGCTTGTAACTGCTGCATTTAAAAATTACGACTGCCTTCTAATAAATTCAATTAATGATGGAATGAATATCGTTCCCAAAGAAGGGAGCATTGTAAATGAAAATAATGGTGTTTTAATAATATCTGAAACCACAGGAGCTTACGATGAACTTAAAGAAAATGCAATTAATATAAATGCACTTGATATTACAGAAACAGCTGATGCCATTTATAAAGCCGTTACAATGAAACATGACCAACGTAAAAAGCGTTTAAATGGACTTAAAAATGTTATCTGTCACTATGATGTATATAAATGGATGGGAGAACAGTTCAACGATATTCAAAAACTATTTTAA
- a CDS encoding heavy metal-binding domain-containing protein: MDVNEFIVVSSNHVPGYKAVKTHGFVYGLTVRSRGLGGQIGAGLRSMFGGEIKEYVKMMEDTRDEALHRMVRHAQSMGANAVISVRFDSNDISDVMQEILAYGTAVTVEKE, encoded by the coding sequence ATGGATGTAAATGAATTCATTGTGGTAAGTTCAAACCACGTACCTGGATACAAAGCTGTTAAAACTCACGGTTTCGTATATGGACTGACTGTAAGAAGTAGAGGTCTTGGCGGACAAATAGGTGCAGGACTGCGTTCCATGTTTGGTGGGGAAATAAAAGAATATGTTAAAATGATGGAAGATACAAGAGATGAAGCTTTACATAGAATGGTACGTCACGCGCAATCAATGGGAGCTAATGCTGTAATAAGCGTGCGTTTTGATTCAAATGACATTTCAGACGTGATGCAGGAAATTTTAGCCTATGGAACTGCAGTAACAGTGGAAAAGGAGTAA